The Anaerolineae bacterium genome includes a region encoding these proteins:
- a CDS encoding GAF domain-containing protein, which produces MSRFSILIINNHLTVTAAITQAVGQHLDDYRLTILQDIAETVDQTETADLILLDLSQLSDNLSDNITDRLASVRAVYPETSLILLRQVSAEDVWHEDKVLLAALAAGADDYVSLNRAGLLTLGRRIARLQNEWQQHHTEEFPDLPLGEPLDRALASNTSPLAVQVIGPDDRVRTWNRTAEILFGVKREQVRGRRVENLPLSPENLSRLKDILDQARITGEPFSISNYPFEDPHRETRWIRAHVYPLRQNPLTSVAEVCIISTDLTDLKQAEIQTWRYNQELQILLETSHESSKHLDLQRTLEQFIDQTKTLLNADNCCVYFLEKDNKTLRPALATGPMSEQIRTSPLMLGQGVIGAGAAGGKTVMLNAAGEAGKMANNSQIETPYSDKQHLLYAPLTALNGMIGVMVVNRHRAAFEEEDVRFFENLVQQGSTAINNARLFEETHRNLNELAILYEASAAISTIWNTQTVLNTLIEQMVYALNMSSGYIAGWDKARNTGIIRATFAINKTSAQENELELGSTFDLEQRPTLLTAISQQRPTVFQLSNPLLNQTERQNMEQHGCRSLLLMPLVAKGDTIGWTELWETREERIFTADEVRLARALANQVAVALENARYVKQTQQTLEETTALYQVASALTSTQDSHTIMSTVLREYLNVLNLKQGSVLIFDFENRCSVVKAYIQDRQIPTSTKKKGKTGSLEGRQIPLAKNPIYERLMRTHRPVKIEDTQAAWLTRDPDSPDSIGGGWAGAGALSMVVIPIQIREEIVGALIAEDTRHKRIFDEREISLGQTMADQLGVALQNAQLYELEFKRRQQAETLREVSFAVNTSLNLNEVLTRIMDQLGRVVKYDRAAIQLIEGNSRRIIAQRGFPQPEQVIGLTFPTKLNPDQPETVVFDTHEPLVLGQAAEAYDTFRKPPFDYIQSWMGIPLVARDKVIGLISIGQAETNAYQEEDVQLAMAFANQVAVAVENARLYELEVRELESELEIAHGIQETLLPQFVPQVAGLQISGRSLPARQIGGDFFHFFAVGEDQLGVAIGDVSGKGIPAALYMAAAITAIDTKINDGLAPAELLNHLNYTLYNRLQENKMNIGLQIATFIPLAPPNGANTEEARGSLMTVSSGGMIAPIGATVHGCRYLPVSGFPIGSFSPEQSYHEDMFLLDPFTTIIFTSDGIVEAQNKNGELFGFDRLEHTINEIISVRDAETIAEHIIQKATDFIAEAEQGDDMTVVVVVKT; this is translated from the coding sequence ATGAGTAGATTTTCGATCCTTATCATCAACAATCACCTCACGGTTACGGCGGCTATCACTCAGGCGGTGGGTCAACATCTGGATGACTACCGTCTAACTATCCTCCAAGACATTGCCGAAACCGTTGACCAGACGGAAACAGCAGATCTCATTCTCCTCGACCTCTCCCAATTATCAGACAATTTGTCAGACAATATCACTGACCGGCTGGCCTCGGTAAGGGCAGTTTATCCTGAGACCTCCCTCATCCTGCTGCGCCAGGTATCAGCCGAAGACGTTTGGCACGAAGACAAGGTATTATTGGCTGCCCTCGCGGCCGGGGCAGATGATTATGTGTCTCTCAACAGAGCCGGCCTCCTGACCCTGGGACGACGCATAGCCCGGCTGCAAAATGAATGGCAACAACACCACACCGAAGAATTTCCCGACCTGCCCCTGGGCGAACCGCTTGATAGAGCCTTGGCCAGCAACACTTCGCCGTTGGCGGTGCAAGTCATTGGCCCGGATGACCGGGTGCGCACCTGGAATCGAACGGCAGAAATATTATTTGGGGTCAAGCGCGAACAGGTTAGGGGCCGCCGGGTAGAAAATTTACCCCTATCCCCGGAAAACTTGAGCCGGTTGAAAGATATTTTAGATCAGGCCCGGATAACGGGGGAACCGTTCTCTATTTCCAACTATCCCTTCGAAGACCCGCACCGGGAAACACGCTGGATTCGGGCGCACGTTTACCCGCTCCGGCAAAATCCGCTCACCTCTGTGGCCGAAGTGTGCATCATCAGCACCGATCTCACCGACCTCAAACAGGCAGAAATACAAACCTGGCGCTACAACCAAGAATTGCAAATCTTGCTGGAAACCAGCCACGAATCTTCCAAACATCTGGATTTGCAGCGCACTTTAGAGCAATTCATTGACCAAACCAAAACCTTGCTCAATGCCGATAACTGCTGTGTTTATTTTTTGGAAAAAGACAATAAAACACTGCGCCCGGCGCTGGCCACCGGCCCCATGTCGGAACAGATTCGCACTTCTCCGCTGATGCTGGGCCAGGGTGTTATTGGCGCCGGCGCTGCCGGCGGCAAAACCGTAATGCTTAATGCTGCCGGCGAAGCAGGCAAGATGGCTAACAACTCTCAAATCGAAACCCCTTACTCTGATAAGCAACATTTATTATACGCTCCTCTGACCGCGCTCAACGGCATGATTGGGGTGATGGTGGTCAATCGCCATCGCGCTGCTTTTGAGGAAGAAGATGTGCGCTTTTTTGAAAACCTGGTGCAGCAAGGCTCAACGGCCATTAACAACGCTCGCCTTTTTGAGGAAACGCATCGCAATTTAAATGAACTGGCTATCCTCTACGAAGCCAGCGCCGCCATTTCAACCATTTGGAATACCCAGACGGTGTTGAATACCCTTATTGAACAAATGGTGTATGCGCTGAATATGAGCAGCGGCTACATAGCCGGTTGGGATAAAGCCCGGAACACCGGCATCATTCGGGCCACTTTTGCCATTAATAAAACTTCTGCTCAAGAAAATGAGCTTGAATTGGGTTCAACGTTTGATCTTGAACAACGTCCAACGCTGCTAACCGCCATCAGCCAGCAACGGCCAACAGTGTTTCAATTGAGCAATCCCCTGCTCAATCAAACTGAACGCCAAAATATGGAACAGCATGGCTGCCGGTCTCTCTTGCTGATGCCTTTAGTGGCCAAGGGCGATACCATTGGCTGGACAGAACTATGGGAAACTCGTGAGGAGCGTATTTTCACCGCCGACGAAGTACGCCTGGCCCGCGCTTTGGCCAACCAGGTGGCGGTGGCCCTGGAAAATGCGCGATATGTAAAACAAACCCAACAAACCCTGGAAGAAACAACCGCCCTTTATCAAGTGGCCAGCGCCTTAACCAGCACCCAAGACTCTCATACCATTATGAGCACCGTGCTACGGGAATATTTGAATGTACTGAACCTGAAGCAGGGCAGCGTGCTTATTTTTGACTTTGAAAACCGGTGCAGCGTTGTTAAAGCTTATATTCAAGATAGGCAAATTCCAACTTCTACCAAGAAAAAAGGAAAAACAGGCAGCCTGGAAGGACGACAGATTCCCCTGGCTAAAAATCCAATTTATGAGCGCCTGATGAGAACACACCGGCCGGTGAAGATTGAAGATACGCAAGCAGCCTGGCTTACCCGTGACCCGGACTCTCCCGACAGCATTGGGGGTGGTTGGGCCGGCGCAGGCGCGCTTTCGATGGTGGTGATCCCTATTCAAATCCGGGAAGAAATTGTGGGCGCGCTCATTGCCGAGGATACCCGCCACAAACGAATTTTTGACGAGCGAGAAATTTCGCTAGGACAAACCATGGCCGACCAGCTTGGCGTAGCCTTGCAAAATGCCCAACTTTACGAGCTAGAATTTAAGCGCCGCCAGCAAGCCGAAACCCTGCGCGAAGTTTCCTTTGCCGTTAACACCAGCCTTAACCTGAACGAAGTATTGACCCGCATTATGGACCAACTGGGCCGGGTAGTTAAATATGACCGCGCCGCGATTCAATTAATCGAAGGCAACTCGCGGCGCATTATTGCCCAACGAGGGTTTCCCCAGCCGGAACAAGTTATTGGCTTAACCTTTCCGACAAAACTAAACCCCGATCAACCCGAAACGGTTGTGTTTGATACGCACGAGCCGCTGGTGCTGGGCCAGGCCGCGGAAGCTTACGATACCTTCAGGAAACCCCCCTTTGATTATATCCAGTCCTGGATGGGTATCCCTTTGGTGGCCCGCGACAAGGTGATTGGCTTGATCAGCATTGGCCAGGCCGAAACCAATGCCTACCAGGAAGAAGACGTGCAATTGGCCATGGCCTTTGCCAACCAGGTCGCCGTGGCCGTGGAGAATGCCCGCCTGTATGAACTTGAAGTGCGCGAGCTGGAAAGCGAACTGGAGATTGCGCACGGCATTCAAGAAACCCTATTGCCCCAATTTGTGCCTCAAGTGGCCGGTTTGCAAATTTCCGGGCGCAGCCTGCCCGCGCGCCAGATAGGCGGCGACTTTTTCCACTTTTTTGCCGTAGGGGAAGACCAGCTAGGCGTGGCCATTGGCGACGTGAGCGGCAAGGGCATCCCCGCTGCGCTCTACATGGCCGCCGCCATCACGGCCATTGACACCAAAATCAACGACGGCCTGGCCCCCGCCGAGTTACTCAATCACCTGAATTATACGCTCTACAACCGGCTCCAGGAAAACAAAATGAACATCGGCCTGCAAATTGCCACCTTTATCCCGCTGGCCCCACCCAACGGCGCCAACACCGAAGAAGCCAGGGGCAGTTTGATGACGGTCAGCAGCGGCGGCATGATTGCCCCCATTGGGGCCACGGTGCATGGCTGTCGCTATCTGCCGGTAAGCGGCTTTCCCATAGGCTCGTTCTCGCCGGAGCAAAGCTATCACGAAGACATGTTTCTGCTAGACCCCTTTACCACCATCATCTTCACCAGCGACGGCATTGTGGAAGCCCAAAACAAAAACGGCGAGCTTTTTGGCTTTGACCGCCTTGAACACACCATTAACGAAATCATCAGCGTGCGCGACGCCGAGACCATCGCCGAGCACATCATCCAAAAGGCTACGGATTTTATAGCCGAAGCTGAACAGGGCGATGATATGACCGTGGTGGTGGTGGTGAAAACGTAG